A single region of the Aliiroseovarius sp. F47248L genome encodes:
- a CDS encoding alpha/beta hydrolase, protein MLSITDFPSPTFVPVNGITLEVFEAGQENKGNPIVLCHGWPEHAYTWRQQMPALAAAGYHVIVPNQRGYGYSSCPSEVTEYDITKLTGDLASLLDHFGYRDAVFVGHDWGANVVWNLALLHPGRVRKIINLALPYQTRTEIPWIAMMEAFFGADNYFVHFNRQPGVADAILGENTPQFLRNLFRKNVPLAPPDPGMMMINLAKAKEPKGDPVMSESDLGVFIAAFEASGFFGSINWYRNMDRNWHILADVDPIIRKPALMIYGEHDIIPKSQNLVEFVPGVDVVSLECGHWIQQEKPAETTRAILDWLAA, encoded by the coding sequence CCGGTCAGGAAAACAAAGGCAATCCGATCGTGCTTTGTCACGGCTGGCCGGAGCATGCCTACACCTGGCGCCAGCAAATGCCTGCTTTGGCGGCGGCTGGCTATCACGTCATCGTCCCCAACCAGCGGGGGTATGGCTACTCATCCTGCCCTTCCGAGGTCACGGAGTATGATATCACCAAACTGACGGGCGACCTTGCCAGCCTTCTGGATCACTTCGGCTATCGCGACGCTGTCTTTGTCGGGCACGACTGGGGTGCGAATGTCGTCTGGAACTTGGCGCTTTTGCACCCCGGACGGGTGCGAAAAATCATCAATCTCGCACTGCCTTATCAAACGCGGACCGAGATCCCGTGGATCGCGATGATGGAGGCTTTTTTTGGAGCCGATAACTACTTCGTCCACTTCAATCGCCAACCCGGCGTTGCAGATGCCATTCTTGGGGAAAACACCCCACAATTTCTACGCAATCTGTTTCGCAAGAACGTGCCTCTTGCGCCGCCTGACCCCGGCATGATGATGATCAATCTTGCCAAGGCAAAGGAGCCAAAAGGTGACCCTGTGATGAGCGAAAGTGACCTTGGTGTGTTTATCGCCGCCTTTGAAGCCAGCGGTTTCTTCGGCAGCATCAATTGGTACAGAAACATGGATCGCAACTGGCACATTTTAGCGGACGTCGACCCGATTATTCGCAAGCCTGCACTGATGATCTACGGCGAACATGACATAATCCCGAAGTCGCAGAACCTAGTTGAATTCGTGCCGGGGGTGGACGTTGTCAGCCTTGAATGTGGACATTGGATCCAGCAAGAGAAGCCCGCAGAAACGACCCGCGCAATTCTGGACTGGTTGGCGGCTTGA